From one Dama dama isolate Ldn47 chromosome 4, ASM3311817v1, whole genome shotgun sequence genomic stretch:
- the LOC133054995 gene encoding zinc finger protein 154-like, giving the protein MAAAAAKNPLQVSVTFEDVAVYFSWEEWGLLDDAQRCLYHSVMLENLSLVISLGCWHGAEDEEAPSEQNISVRGLSQVRIPKAGMFSQKAHFCELCDLDLGDILHLTEHQKQKLYDIGAWEKHLYFSVKHQHRKQHIGEKCLKSKMGKASFMNNCRFFVLEKSVSCGESTQTRDKSNRRTECGAAFHRGKTRYSPGECTEDFSCRHILSQHQRVPIREKCYTCSECGKSFSKSYSLNDHWRVHTGEKPYECGECGKSFRQSSSLIQHRRVHTGARPHECDECGKLFSNKSNLIKHRRIHTGERPYECSECGKSFSESSALLQHRSVHTGERPYECSECGKFFTYHSSLIKHQRVHSGSRPYECNECGKSFTQNSSLIEHRRVHSGERPYKCSECGKSFSQSSALLQHRRVHTGERPYECSECGKFFTYSSSLLKHQRVHTGSRPYECSECGKSFTQNSSLIKHRRIHTGERPYECSECGKSFSHRSSLIKHRRVHTC; this is encoded by the exons GTCAGTGTGACCTTTGAGGATGTGGCTGTGTACTTCTCCTGGGAGGAATGGGGTCTCCTTGATGATGCTCAGAGATGCCTGTACCACAGCGTGATGCTGGAAAACTTGTCACTTGTAATCTCCTTGG GTTGTTGGCATGGAGCAGAGGATGAAGAGGCACCTTCTGAACAGAACATTTCTGTACGTGGACTGTCACAGGTCAGGATTCCCAAAGCAGGCATGTTCTCCCAGAAGGCCCATTTTTGTGAGCTATGTGACCTGGACTTGGGAGACATTTTGCACTTGACTGAGCATCAGAAGCAGAAACTGTATGATATTGGGGCATGGGAGAAACACTTGTATTTCAGTGTAAAACATCAGCACCGCAAGCAGCACATTGGAGAGAAATGCCTCAAAAGCAAGATGGGCAAAGCCTCATTTATGAACAACTGCAGATTTTTTGTGTTGGAGAAGTCAGTTTCCTGTGGGGAGTCCACACAGACCAGGGATAAGTCAAATAGGAGAACTGAGTGTGGAGCAGCCTTTCATAGGGGGAAAACTCGTTACAGCCCTGGAGAATGCACTGAAGACTTCAGTTGCAGACATATACTTTCTCAGCACCAGAGAGTCCCCATTAGAGAAAAATGCTACacgtgcagtgaatgtgggaaatcttttaGCAAAAGCTACAGCCTCAATGACCATTGGAGAGTTCATACAGGAGAAAAGCCTTATGAGTGTGGGGAATGTGGGAAATCCTTTAGACAGAGCTCTAGCCTCATTCAGCATCGGAGAGTTCACACTGGAGCAAGACCTCACGAGTGTGATGAATGTGGAAAATTATTTAGCAACAAATCCAACCTCATTAAAcatcggagaattcatactggagaaagGCCGTATGAGTgtagtgaatgtgggaaatcctTTAGCGAAAGCTCTGCACTCCTTCAACACCGGAGtgttcacactggagaaaggccttatgagtgcagtgaatgtggaaaattctttacctACCATTCCAGTCTCATAAAACACCAGAGAGTTCACTCTGGATCAAGGCCCTATGAGTGCAATGAATGTGGAAAATCCTTTACCCAAAACTCTAGCCTCATTGAACACCGTAGAGTTCATAGTGGAGAAAGGCCTTACAAGTGCAGCgaatgtgggaaatcttttaGCCAAAGCTCTGCACTTCTGCAGCATCGGagagttcacactggagagaggccttatgagtgcagtgaatgtgggaaattctTTACTTACAGCTCCAGTCTCTTAAAACACCAGAGAGTTCACACGGGATCAAGGCCTTATGAGTGCAGCgaatgtgggaaatcttttacTCAAAACTCCAGCCTCATTAAACAcaggagaattcatactggagaaaggccttatgagtgtagtgaatgtgggaaatcttttaGCCATCGCTCTAGCCTTATTAAACACCGAAGAGTTCACACTTGTTAA
- the LOC133054996 gene encoding zinc finger protein 501-like isoform X1 → MAAAALRDPHQGSVTFEDVVVYFSWEEWGLLDENQRCLYHDVMLENFALVTSLGCWYGMEEAVAFSVESVPVEQTSRGKTLIPDPSIEKTQPCEGCVRARRDGLQLPEHQGLHPEQNSHPCEECEKQPGFSPDLYPEPSNEKPSRRDTDKACVRSYRFHVSAKPFTCEEVSKDFLAMLNLLQHQATLKGTKPQSSFQCAEPFLHGKSQYKCSEYEKLFSCEYTLFQDQQILTRKNYQDCDDCEKPFNQSSLLINCQRPDNAGARPYECSECGKSFSQSYRLIQHHRSHTAARPYKCNECGKAFSYKLRLVQHLQIHSKVRPYECGECGKSFSYSSTLIKHQRVHTGARPYKCGECGNSFSQSSNLIQHQKIHSGARPYKCTECGKSFSYKCKLVQHLRIHTGERPYECGECGKSFSHSSTLNQHQRIHTGARPYKCDECEKSFSQKSNLIQHRRVHTGEKPYECGECGKSFSQSSHIIQHRKLHTR, encoded by the exons ATGGCGGCGGCGGCACTGAGGGACCCGCATCAG GGAAGTGTGACCTTTGAAGATGTGGTTGTGTACTTCTCCTGGGAGGAGTGGGGTCTCCTGGATGAGAATCAGAGATGCCTGTACCAcgatgtgatgctggagaacttTGCACTTGTGACCTCACTGG GTTGTTGGTATGGAATGGAGGAGGCAGTGGCATTTTCTGTGGAGAGTGTTCCTGTAGAACAAACATCACGGGGCAAGACTCTAATTCCAGACCCATCCATTGAGAAGACTCAGCCCTGTGAGGGGTGTGTCAGGGCCAGGAGAGACGGTCTACAGCTGCCTGAGCACCAAGGCCTGCATCCTGAGCAAAACTCACACCCCTGTGAGGAGTGTGAGAAGCAACCAGGGTTCAGCCCTGACCTCTACCCAGAGCCCAGCAATGAGAAGCCATCCAGAAGGGACACAGACAAGGCATGTGTGAGAAGTTACAGATTTCACGTATCAGCAAAGCCCTTCACTTGTGAGGAAGTGAGCAAGGATTTCCTGGCTATGCTGAATCTCCTCCAGCATCAGGCCACACTCAAAGGGACAAAGCCACAGAGCAGCTTTCAGTGTGCAGAGCCCTTTCTTCATGGAAAAAGTCAGTACAAGTGCAGCGAGTATGAGAAACTGTTTAGCTGTgaatacacactttttcaggatcagCAGATTCTCACTAGAAAAAACTACCAGGACTGTGATGACTGTGAGAAACCTTTTAACCAAAGTTCCCTCCTTATCAATTGCCAGAGACCTGATAACGCAGGAGCAAGGCCTTACGAGTGCAGCGAATGTGGGAAGTCCTTTAGCCAAAGCTACAGACTCATTCAACACCACAGAAGTCACACTGCAGCACGGCCTTATAAGTGcaatgaatgtgggaaagcctttagcTACAAATTAAGACTTGTGCAGCACCTACAGATTCACAGTAAAGTGAGGCCTTATGAGTGTGGCGAGTGTGGGAAATCCTTCAGCTACAGCTCTACTCTCATTAAACACCAGAGAGTTCACACTGGAGCCAGGCCTTATAAGTGTGGTGAGTGCGGGAATTCCTTTAGCCAAAGCTCCAATCTCATTCAACACCAGAAGATCCACAGTGGGGCAAGGCCTTATAAATGCACTgaatgtggaaaatccttcaGCTACAAATGCAAACTTGTGCAGCACCTGCGCATTCACACTGGAGAGAGGCCTTATGAGTGTGGGGAATGTGGGAAATCCTTTAGCCACAGCTCCACCCTCAATCAACaccagagaattcacactggagcCAGACCTTACAAGTGTGATGAGTGTGAGAAATCCTTCAGCCAAAAGTCCAATCTCATTCAGCACCGGAGAGTTCACACAGGAGAAAAGCCTTATGAATGTGGGGAATGTGGGAAATCCTTTAGTCAGAGCTCCCACATCATTCAACACAGAAAACTGCATACCAGATAA
- the LOC133054996 gene encoding zinc finger protein 501-like isoform X2 → MLENFALVTSLGCWYGMEEAVAFSVESVPVEQTSRGKTLIPDPSIEKTQPCEGCVRARRDGLQLPEHQGLHPEQNSHPCEECEKQPGFSPDLYPEPSNEKPSRRDTDKACVRSYRFHVSAKPFTCEEVSKDFLAMLNLLQHQATLKGTKPQSSFQCAEPFLHGKSQYKCSEYEKLFSCEYTLFQDQQILTRKNYQDCDDCEKPFNQSSLLINCQRPDNAGARPYECSECGKSFSQSYRLIQHHRSHTAARPYKCNECGKAFSYKLRLVQHLQIHSKVRPYECGECGKSFSYSSTLIKHQRVHTGARPYKCGECGNSFSQSSNLIQHQKIHSGARPYKCTECGKSFSYKCKLVQHLRIHTGERPYECGECGKSFSHSSTLNQHQRIHTGARPYKCDECEKSFSQKSNLIQHRRVHTGEKPYECGECGKSFSQSSHIIQHRKLHTR, encoded by the exons atgctggagaacttTGCACTTGTGACCTCACTGG GTTGTTGGTATGGAATGGAGGAGGCAGTGGCATTTTCTGTGGAGAGTGTTCCTGTAGAACAAACATCACGGGGCAAGACTCTAATTCCAGACCCATCCATTGAGAAGACTCAGCCCTGTGAGGGGTGTGTCAGGGCCAGGAGAGACGGTCTACAGCTGCCTGAGCACCAAGGCCTGCATCCTGAGCAAAACTCACACCCCTGTGAGGAGTGTGAGAAGCAACCAGGGTTCAGCCCTGACCTCTACCCAGAGCCCAGCAATGAGAAGCCATCCAGAAGGGACACAGACAAGGCATGTGTGAGAAGTTACAGATTTCACGTATCAGCAAAGCCCTTCACTTGTGAGGAAGTGAGCAAGGATTTCCTGGCTATGCTGAATCTCCTCCAGCATCAGGCCACACTCAAAGGGACAAAGCCACAGAGCAGCTTTCAGTGTGCAGAGCCCTTTCTTCATGGAAAAAGTCAGTACAAGTGCAGCGAGTATGAGAAACTGTTTAGCTGTgaatacacactttttcaggatcagCAGATTCTCACTAGAAAAAACTACCAGGACTGTGATGACTGTGAGAAACCTTTTAACCAAAGTTCCCTCCTTATCAATTGCCAGAGACCTGATAACGCAGGAGCAAGGCCTTACGAGTGCAGCGAATGTGGGAAGTCCTTTAGCCAAAGCTACAGACTCATTCAACACCACAGAAGTCACACTGCAGCACGGCCTTATAAGTGcaatgaatgtgggaaagcctttagcTACAAATTAAGACTTGTGCAGCACCTACAGATTCACAGTAAAGTGAGGCCTTATGAGTGTGGCGAGTGTGGGAAATCCTTCAGCTACAGCTCTACTCTCATTAAACACCAGAGAGTTCACACTGGAGCCAGGCCTTATAAGTGTGGTGAGTGCGGGAATTCCTTTAGCCAAAGCTCCAATCTCATTCAACACCAGAAGATCCACAGTGGGGCAAGGCCTTATAAATGCACTgaatgtggaaaatccttcaGCTACAAATGCAAACTTGTGCAGCACCTGCGCATTCACACTGGAGAGAGGCCTTATGAGTGTGGGGAATGTGGGAAATCCTTTAGCCACAGCTCCACCCTCAATCAACaccagagaattcacactggagcCAGACCTTACAAGTGTGATGAGTGTGAGAAATCCTTCAGCCAAAAGTCCAATCTCATTCAGCACCGGAGAGTTCACACAGGAGAAAAGCCTTATGAATGTGGGGAATGTGGGAAATCCTTTAGTCAGAGCTCCCACATCATTCAACACAGAAAACTGCATACCAGATAA